The DNA window AAGATTATGTAGATAAGCAAAAATTGAGGAGATCCGTGGAAATTGCCAACATTAAAGAATTTATTGAAGAATTGCCATTAAGCTACAACACAAAAATCGGAAATGAAGGTTTGGGAGTGAGTGGAGGTCAGAAACAGAGACTTTTCATTGCAAGAGCGGTTTATAAATCTCCTGATTATATTTTATTCGATGAAGCAACTTCAGCTTTGGATGCAAACAATGAGAAAGTGATCATGGAAAATCTCGAACAGTTCTTCAAAGGAAAAACAGCAGTTGTTATCGCCCACCGGCTTTCCACCGTAAAACATGCCGATAAAATCATTGTTTTGGATAAAGGAAAAGTGGTGGAAGAAGGAAATCATGCAGAATTGGTTGCTCTGAGAGGAGAATATTACCGATTGGTGAAGAATCAGTTAGAACTTGGAAATTAAGAAATACGTAATGGCAGAAAAAGACATTTTAGATAATATTGAGCTTCGTTCTGAAAGTGTTCAGGATATTCTTACCCAGCCTCCTCATTGGATGATCCGGTGGGGAAATACCATTATATTTTTAATTTTAGTGCTTATTTTAATAATGAGCTACATTATTAAGTACCCTGAATTTGTTCCGGCTCCTATTGTGGTCACTTCCCAGAACCCTCCTGAGAAATTACAGGCAACTATCAATTCTAAAATCGAAAAAATCTTTATTAAAAACCATCAGGAAGTTAAAAAAGATCAGGTATTGATGGTCATGCAATCCACCGCTGATTATAAAGATGTCTTAGCATTAAAAAAGCTGATGGATTCCATTACTCCGGATCAGCTACACTCTTTTCCCTTGCATGAGGCTTCGCGATTTAAATTAGGAGAATTGCAGGGAGACTATAATCAATTTGCAAAAGCCTTTCAGGATGAAGCTTTGTTCACAAGATTACAGCCTTATGCCCCGGAAAATTTAGCAGCCAATCAAAGTATCTCTGAGTATAAAAGCCGTATAGCAACACTAAGGCAACAGAAAAGTCTGGAACTTGCCAAATATGAACTGACCAAGAAAAACTATCAGCGTTCACAGGAATTGTTTAATCAAGGCGTAATTGCTTCCGTAGAACTGGAAAACGAAAAAATAAAATATCTTCAGGCACAGCAAAACCTTCAAAACCTGAACATTTCCATATCTCAAATAGAAGAAGGAATTTCTAATTTAAACAAAACGAAAAGTGGGGCGTCCATCAGTACAGAAAAAGACAAGATCACGTATTCTTCTCAAACCTTACAATTATTTGAACAATTAAGAAAATCGCTCAAGCAGTGGGAACAAAGCTATCTGGTGATATCCAATACGGAAGGTGTAGCAAGTTTTCAGCAGTTTTTCGGCGAAAACCAGTTTATTAAAGCGGGTGATCCTATTTTATCTATTTTACCTAAAAACAAAGAAGCACTAGTAGGAAGAATGCAGGTTCCGGCTACCAACTCAGGTAAGATTGCTTCAGGTGAAAAGGTTTTAATTAAGCTCGATAATTACCGTTATCAGGAATATGGGATTGTAGAAGGAAAGGTTCAGAATATTTCTATTGCTCCTGATGACAAAGGGAATTATTATGTGGATGTACTTCTTCCGAAGGGATTGAAAACTTCTTACAATAAAAATCTTACTTTCGATAAAGAACTGAAAGGTAATGCAGAAATTGTCACTCAGGATTTGAGGTTAATCGAACGCTTTTTCTACCAGATGAGAAAATTGTTAGGATATCAAACCTAAAAAATAGATTAATTAAAAAATTAATATTCTATAACTTTAAAATAAAAACATATTATATGATCGAATTAGTTTTTGCTGTTGCTTTATTTATAATAGAATTGATGTATTCTGTCTTTCGTATATAATAAAATTCAAACAAAAAAAGCAGGCATGACATACCTGCTTTTTGTATATCACAAAAACATAATATACCGTATATCTTGTAGGTTTAATGGCGATGAAACATTACAAATTGACTACTTTCGTTTTCTTCCCATTGAAAGCAATACGTGTATATACAGCAAGGGTTATATTAGCTTTTTACCTCCGAAAAGCAAGGTCTGTTTTCAGTTTAAGATTGACAATACCTCGTAATTTTGTATTGTTCAGGACAAACATAAAAGAGGTTCAATTTTTTCAAAAACTCCGCTGGTCAAAACCAAGCGAAGTTTGTTTTCATTCTTTTTTACAGAATTCATGGAGGTAATACGAAACCGTATCCCAATTAATGCCTTCTTCACGGTTGTGGTTCCTGATCATTTCGTACAGGGCTTTCAGAAAATTTTTCCTTTCAAACAAAACATGACCTGCAATGTCTTCCAGTTCTTTCGCTTTCTGTTCAAAATGCTCCTCTTTCCAGATAACTGCCGTTTCCAAATTAGAAATTCTTTCGATAATTTCCTGATGTTCCAAATTCGGAAATACGGGGGTTCCTATATTTT is part of the Chryseobacterium indicum genome and encodes:
- a CDS encoding HlyD family secretion protein, whose product is MAEKDILDNIELRSESVQDILTQPPHWMIRWGNTIIFLILVLILIMSYIIKYPEFVPAPIVVTSQNPPEKLQATINSKIEKIFIKNHQEVKKDQVLMVMQSTADYKDVLALKKLMDSITPDQLHSFPLHEASRFKLGELQGDYNQFAKAFQDEALFTRLQPYAPENLAANQSISEYKSRIATLRQQKSLELAKYELTKKNYQRSQELFNQGVIASVELENEKIKYLQAQQNLQNLNISISQIEEGISNLNKTKSGASISTEKDKITYSSQTLQLFEQLRKSLKQWEQSYLVISNTEGVASFQQFFGENQFIKAGDPILSILPKNKEALVGRMQVPATNSGKIASGEKVLIKLDNYRYQEYGIVEGKVQNISIAPDDKGNYYVDVLLPKGLKTSYNKNLTFDKELKGNAEIVTQDLRLIERFFYQMRKLLGYQT